From Cucumis melo cultivar AY chromosome 1, USDA_Cmelo_AY_1.0, whole genome shotgun sequence, a single genomic window includes:
- the LOC103489682 gene encoding 40S ribosomal protein S5-like isoform X1, producing the protein MIERKTSLSHLGIMAVEIDVVNQELTQPHHDVKLFNRWTFDDVQVNDISLVDYIGVAPAKHATYVPHTAGRYSVKRFRKAQCPIVERLTNSLMMHGRNNGKKLMAVRIIKHAMEIIHLLTDLNPIQVIVDAVVNSGPREDATRIGSAGVVRRQAVDISPLRRVNQAIYLLTTGAREAAFRNIKTIAECLADELINAAKGSSNSYAIKKKDEIERVAKANR; encoded by the exons ATGATTGAACGAAAAACAAGCCTTTCACATCTTG GAATCATGGCTGTTGAAATTGATGTGGTAAACCAGGAACTGACCCAGCCTCATCATGATGTGAAGCTGTTCAACCGGTGGACCTTCGATGATGTCCAGGTGAATGACATCTCCCTGGTTGATTACATTGGGGTTGCACCTGCCAAGCATGCCACCTATGTCCCCCACACTGCTGGGAGGTACTCTGTCAAGCGTTTTCGAAAAGCTCAGTGCCCAATTGTGGAGAGGCTCACAAATTCACTTATGATGCATGGGAGGAACAACGGAAAGAAACTTATGGCTGTTAGGATTATCAAACATGCAATGGAGATTATCCATCTTCTAACCGATCTCAACCCAATTCAAGTCATTGTTGATGCCGTTGTTAACAGTGGGCCACGTGAAGATGCTACTCGAATTGGTTCAGCTGGTGTTGTTAGGCGTCAAGCTGTGGATATATCGCCTTTGCGTCGTGTTAACCAAGCAATCTATCTTCTTACAACTGGTGCTCGTGAGGCTGCCTTCAGGAATATCAAGACTATTGCAGAATGCTTAGCTGATGAACTTATTAATGCAGCAAAGGGTTCTTCAAACAGTTACGCAATCAAGAAAAAGGACGAAATTGAGAGAGTTGCAAAGGCTAATCGTTGA
- the LOC103489682 gene encoding 40S ribosomal protein S5-like isoform X2 gives MAVEIDVVNQELTQPHHDVKLFNRWTFDDVQVNDISLVDYIGVAPAKHATYVPHTAGRYSVKRFRKAQCPIVERLTNSLMMHGRNNGKKLMAVRIIKHAMEIIHLLTDLNPIQVIVDAVVNSGPREDATRIGSAGVVRRQAVDISPLRRVNQAIYLLTTGAREAAFRNIKTIAECLADELINAAKGSSNSYAIKKKDEIERVAKANR, from the coding sequence ATGGCTGTTGAAATTGATGTGGTAAACCAGGAACTGACCCAGCCTCATCATGATGTGAAGCTGTTCAACCGGTGGACCTTCGATGATGTCCAGGTGAATGACATCTCCCTGGTTGATTACATTGGGGTTGCACCTGCCAAGCATGCCACCTATGTCCCCCACACTGCTGGGAGGTACTCTGTCAAGCGTTTTCGAAAAGCTCAGTGCCCAATTGTGGAGAGGCTCACAAATTCACTTATGATGCATGGGAGGAACAACGGAAAGAAACTTATGGCTGTTAGGATTATCAAACATGCAATGGAGATTATCCATCTTCTAACCGATCTCAACCCAATTCAAGTCATTGTTGATGCCGTTGTTAACAGTGGGCCACGTGAAGATGCTACTCGAATTGGTTCAGCTGGTGTTGTTAGGCGTCAAGCTGTGGATATATCGCCTTTGCGTCGTGTTAACCAAGCAATCTATCTTCTTACAACTGGTGCTCGTGAGGCTGCCTTCAGGAATATCAAGACTATTGCAGAATGCTTAGCTGATGAACTTATTAATGCAGCAAAGGGTTCTTCAAACAGTTACGCAATCAAGAAAAAGGACGAAATTGAGAGAGTTGCAAAGGCTAATCGTTGA